The following are from one region of the Carassius auratus strain Wakin chromosome 13, ASM336829v1, whole genome shotgun sequence genome:
- the LOC113113238 gene encoding thyroid receptor-interacting protein 11-like, which produces MSWLVDLAGKAENFLNKVDQGAASALTKNSQMSSLSYNSPDTTDSIQYDSAAHSSTQQHRDSISSSTHGASPFISTAAGNIKKSNATVLAGTANVSSTMPLGSSSKVSSNFVRPKKPEVNDDLLFDFLNSSDPPQSERKEVRREMVSKVLGPTVGPAPTQMSPISVTGDPSVAATPSSSQGLSRNSSLGSLSNSSHSVKTEDGSTRDQSQADVQENLNPAVHVPTEVQPAPEISPQELQQQGQEQVISNLRLENQLLRNEVSSLNQEMASLIQKAKNMQEEVNLARARAEKWNSDHSRVDRTVRELRAQVDDLTEALSAKDGQLAVLKVRLDEADQLLKARNSALEEVQNERIRILQDHSEGSSLQSQNLQTLHDRIRDAEAAVKREQESYRQIQSEFAARLAKVESERQQLAESLTNAERRVTEEKQRAEELLQQVKSARSAAEYTKQELQDYKNKASRILQSKEKLISSLKEGSGLEVLEGAGAGVELEELRHEKELQREEIQNLQAQIQSLRTEIQDLETQALTESENWREQLAEVQEQHAQQIRAKQEMEAELERSKQELQYIEEEHHRTKTTLQGRVKDREDEIQKLRNQLTNKALSNSGQAELEGRLHQLTETLIQKQTMLEALGTEKNSLVFQLERLEQQLKSLQGGQNSSSHISMAAMEGPGARQRNTPILFNDADGPGTGVYGKVREAASTIDRFSIRLGIFLRRYPIARVFVIIYMALLHLWVLIVLLTYTPEMHQTHPDGRKARVFNQGLDPDRLIMSSWLGGLGSGLGQSLGQVGGSLSSFTGQISNFTKDILLESAEEVEDAASELQVSSSRLQELETLYAAQKSEYERLRRINSELEEKLEAAEIQVKQQSVEYRTLLQQKEVEISHLKARQSGLQEEIQKLQHSAQAVAFSSDSAAVLPITTAATTTTSSSFLHRSSAVHQGFHGDEVDLSDVLWSQQEINRLSNEVHRLEADVAHWRRVAQASKLPGVDGNGHQGEVVKMQRMIKELREEMAREVDEHQHELAALQDAQRVKMAEISKRHRQELAEYEERIEELEEQLQSEGGNVAQKSTTVQDSAKLQELQSIIQSLQEEAELQRKQHRDLLASLEEAEHQKTKLEREKEEAAVENTELLQNYSRLQKSVNELQARVQEQEGKSMLKTQHENEIQTLKKALAGAEKEMARLRTLSESSPTEEVEHADILELNTIVDTLRKEKEELEREKLALVERLTLAKERHEGLESESAVELSQEVSDLKSQLHQREQALKQAHLDIETLSAELEELDRQNQEATQHFITVKEQLSLQKTQADAEKAHLQSDLNSSLDQRRTLQLELEAQGEKLSQSAFSLNELHMAKQQLETTVKELREKLCKSQDLGKELRQETSELKRTLQERESELTALCEKLTHSGEQGNEFEEHRKVLDARDEEIQGLRAELAEVKSSYERAISEDFELKIENRKLKEECTQTLEKIDSLERQIQDGQASLSRISLEKDTRIEALKLEKSQLESELSRTEKRLSDQTKQYQQTIDELTRARSMDASALQTEHERMVKLNQEKDLLIAELRREMEQMVSDHKDTSEMLDITVAGQNQLTELLQEKDEFAETLKAQAAETKQELEHKFFGATQECDSLRRSVEEKDKQLGVMKEENSHLKEEIDRLRDQQSRPQLLSEPRTLDIITELETEVAQLKAARDQLEKEVQSLRKVSEEQQATQGQSHIRSVEILQEDKTQSLNGENGNEKHDLSKVEIEKLVKGISEKETEINQLNEKNLSLTKQLDQLVVSQNELGKLSQMVLQKDLEIQALHARVAGGHGQDVVFLQQQLQAYAVEREQVLAVLNEKTRENSQLRSDYHRIMDIVASKEAALLKLQQENQRLSTMSDPSGSQEMFRETIQNLSRIIREKDIEIDALTQKCQTLVTVLQESGGGNSVSGGSGGVSSNQFEELLQERDSLKQQVKKMEEWKQQVITTVRNMQHESAQLQEELLKLQGQVSADSDCSSQLSVDYTRLIQSYEQKEKRLGFLSQELAQVQQTISQLSSTKDVLLGKLGNVKHSPEASATQAFAPPNLKGAAPPGQDESLHQELQSMQRILAEKESIIRILQENNHRLSNSASLSESDQRSHAEELKQAREKQESLQRSLREKDLLIKTKGDQLSQVSENLRNRENDNEVLKQAVTNLKERALILELDVKKLKEENEAIAAKAREKETEFRALQETNMQVSLLLREREFQFSAVNEKASAIEKMLKDKEQGKSGELNQLLNEVKSMQEKAVLFQQERDQVMMALKQKQMETSALQSELQHTRDKEQRLKQEVERLRNHLLEIEDSYTREALAAEDREGELRRRVALLEERLASSSNAVESASQQASLQVESLQEQLNGAVRQRDEALIQLRAAQDQINQYAVSLSNLQMVLEQFQQEEKAMYSAELEKHKREKEEWRTKAESLQDQAASLQINLDEATAALESASRLTDQLDLKEEQIEDLKKQVDVRQEMLEEAQRKLMNLVNSTEGKVDKVLMKNLYLGYFHTPRNKRSEVLRLMGNVLGLDRDEVTELLQEEGKSGMTGWVSSWLGGRAVQSVPNTPQRPTHAQNLNSSFSEMFVKFLEVESTPALPAPKLPVYDIKPLSAPPPGRSTASTPASGVSGPGKRTGDSNPFLAPRSAAVPLLNPAGAGSTTGSGGHLLMKPISAALPTFTPVPVSAEASGGAVLKDLLKQ; this is translated from the exons AAGGAGGTCAGAAGAGAAATGGTGTCTAAAGTTTTGGGTCCAACAGTTGGGCCAGCTCCGACCCAGATGTCCCCTATTTCTGTGACCGGCGACCCCTCTGTTGCTGCAACCCCATCCTCCTCTCAGGGCCTGTCCAGAAATTCCAGCCTCGGCTCTCTCTCGAACAGTTCACACAGCGTTAAAACCGAGGATGGCTCCACTCGAGACCAAAGCCAAG CTGATGTTCAGGAGAATTTGAACCCAGCGGTGCATGTTCCCACAGAGGTCCAGCCAGCACCGGAGATCTCACCTCAAGAGCTCCAGCAGCAGGGCCAAGAGCAGGTGATCTCCAACCTTCGTCTCGAGAACCAGCTTTTACGCAATGAAGTCTCTTCTCTCAACCAGGAAATGGCCTCTCTGATCCAAAAAGCCAAAAACATGCAAGAGG AGGTGAACCTTGCCAGGGCTCGTGCTGAAAAGTGGAACTCGGACCACTCTCGCGTTGATCGCACTGTTCGAGAGCTGAGGGCACAGGTTGATGACCTCACAGAAGCCCTGTCTGCAAAAGATGGTCAGCTGGCGGTCCTTAAAGTACGACTGGACGAGGCAGATCAGCTACTGAAGGCCCGAAACTCCGCCCTGGAGGAAGTTCAGAATGAGAGGATCAG gatTCTTCAGGATCACAGTGAGGGAAGCAGTCTTCAGTCTCAGAATTTACAGACACTACACGACAGAATAAGAGACGCAGAAGCGGCAGTGAAGAGAGAACAGGAGAGCTACAGGCAGATACAG AGTGAGTTTGCAGCACGACTGGCAAAGGTGGAGAGCGAGCGTCAGCAATTGGCGGAGTCATTAACAAACGCAGAGCGTCGGGTGACCGAAGAGAAACAGAGAGCTGAGGAACTACTTCAACAGGTCAAGAGCGCCCGATCCGCAGCAGAGTACACCAAACAGGAGCTGCAGGACTACAAAAACAAAGCTTCACGCATCTTACAG TCTAAGGAGAAGCTGATCAGCAGTCTGAAGGAGGGCTCAGGTCTGGAGGTGCTGGAGGGGGCTGGGGCTGGGGTTGAACTCGAAGAGCTCCGTCATGAGAAAGAGCTGCAAAGAGAAGAGATTCAAAATCTACAGGCCCAAATACAGAGCTTGCGAACAGAGATACAG GATCTGGAAACCCAAGCACTCACAGAGTCAGAAAACTGGAGAGAACAGCTGGCAGAAGTACAGGAACAACATGCCCAGCAGATCAGAGCCAAACAGGAAATGGAGGCAGAACTGGAGAGATCCAAACAG GAACTGCAGTACATTGAGGAAGAGCATCATCGCACTAAAACCACCCTTCAGGGTCGCGTCAAAGACAGAGAAGATGAGATCCAAAAGCTTAGAAACCAG CTGACCAATAAGGCTCTGAGCAACAGCGGTCAGGCGGAGCTGGAGGGCCGTTTGCACCAGCTGACAGAGACACTGATTCAGAAGCAGACCATGTTAGAAGCCCTGGGCACAGAGAAAAACTCCCTGGTCTTTCAGCTGGAGAGGCTGGAACAGCAACTAAAGAGCCTGCAAGGTGGTCAGAACAGCAGCTCACACATCAGCATGGCTGCCATGGAGGGACCAG GTGCTAGGCAGAGGAACACACCAATACTCTTTAATGATGCAGACGGACCGGGTACAGGAGTGTATGGGAAGGTTCGTGAAGCGGCCAGCACCATCGACCGCTTCAG TATACGTCTAGGAATCTTTCTCAGACGTTACCCTATAGCCAgggtttttgttattatttatatg GCACTACTACACCTTTGGGTGCTGATTGTCCTTTTGACATACACACCAGAGATGCATCAAACTCATCCTGATGGGAGA AAGGCCCGTGTCTTTAATCAAGGGTTAGATCCGGATCGGCTCATCATGTCGTCCTGGCTGGGAGGGTTAGGCTCTGGCCTGGGGCAGAGTTTGGGGCAGGTCGGGGGAAGCTTGTCTTCTTTTACCGGACAGATCTCAAATTTTACCAAAGATATTCTACTGGAAAGCGCCGAGGAAGTGGAAG ACGCTGCCTCTGAGCTGCAGGTGTCCAGCTCTAGATTGCAGGAACTGGAGACTTTATATGCAGCACAAAAATCAGAG TATGAGCGCTTGCGGAGAATAAACTCTGAGTTGGAGGAGAAGCTAGAGGCGGCAGAGATTCAGGTCAAACAGCAGTCAGTGGAATACAGAACCCTCCTGCAACAGAAAGAG GTGGAGATCAGTCACCTCAAGGCCCGTCAGAGTGGTCTGCAGGAGGAGATTCAGAAACTCCAACATTCCGCTCAGGCTGTAGCATTCTCCTCCGATTCTGCTGCTGTACTTCCTATAACCACTGCTGCCACTACTACTACTTCGTCTTCCTTTCTGCACCGTTCTTCAGCTGTCCATCAAGGCTTCCATGGTGATGAGGTGGACCTCAGTGATGTCCTGTGGTCACAGCAGGAAATTAACCGTCTTTCCAATGAGGTGCATCGTCTAGAAGCTGATGTAGCCCACTGGAGGAGAGTTGCACAG gcATCCAAGCTACCAGGAGTTGATGGTAACGGACACCAAGGTGAAGTTGTGAAAATGCAAAGAATGATCAAG GAGCTGAGAGAGGAAATGGCACGGGAGGTGGATGAGCACCAGCATGAACTGGCAGCATTGCAGGATGCCCAGAGGGTGAAAATGGCTGAAATCTCAAAACGGCACAGACAGGAGCTGGCAGAGTATGAGGAAAGAATTGAGGAGCTTGAGGAGCAGCTTCAAAGTG AAGGTGGAAATGTTGCCCAAAAATCAACCACTGTACAAGACTCCGCCAAACTTCAGGAATTGCAATCGATCATACAGTCTTTACAGGAGGAGGCTGAGCTTCAGCGCAAACAGCACAGAGATCTGTTGGCCAGCTTGGAGGAGGCAGAGCATCAGAAGACCAAGCTAGAGAGGGAAAAGGAGGAGGCTGCCGtagaaaatacagaattgttGCAGAATTACAGTCGCCTTCAGAAGTCTGTAAACGAACTCCAGGCACGAGTACAGGAACAGGAGGGGAAGTCCATGCTGAAAACCCAGCATGAAAATGAAATACAAACCCTGAAAAAAGCTCTGGCAG gtgcAGAGAAAGAGATGGCTAGATTGAGGACTCTCAGTGAG agcAGTCCTACAGAAGAGGTAGAACATGCTGACATCCTGGAGCTCAACACCATCGTTGATACTCTCAGGAAAGAGAAGGAAGAGCTGGAGAGAGAAAAG CTTGCATTAGTTGAGAGACTGACTCTGGCCAAGGAGAGACACGAGGGTTTAGAGTCAGAAAGTGCTGTGGAACTATCCCAGGAAGTTTCCGACCTAAAAAGCCAGCTGCATCAACGGGAGCAAGCACTAAAGCAAGCACATCTTGATATAGAgacactcagtgctgaactggaAGAACTGGACAGGCAAAACCAGGAAGCCACACAG CATTTTATTACAGTCAAGGAACAGCTGTCCTTGCAGAAAACCCAGGCTGATGCTGAAAAAGCCCATCTTCAGTCAGATCTCAACTCCTCTCTTGACCAGAGACGGACTCTTCAACTGGAACTGGAAGCTCAGGGGGAGAAGCTAAGTCAAAGTGCTTTCTCCTTGAATGAACTGCACATGGCAAAGCAGCAACTGGAAACCACGGTAAAGGAGCTGAGGGAAAAGTTGTGCAAGTCACAGGATCTGGGCAAAGAGCTGAGGCAGGAGACCTCTGAACTCAAGAGGACGCTTCAGGAGAGAGAATCAGAACTTACTGCACTTTGTGAGAAGTTAACTCATTCTGGGGAGCAAGGGAATGAGTTCGAGGAACACAGGAAGGTACTTGATGCAAGGGATGAAGAGATCCAGGGCTTGAGAGCAGAGTTAGCAGAAGTAAAGTCCTCCTACGAGAGGGCCATTTCAGAGGACtttgaattgaaaattgaaaataggAAGTTAAAAGAAGAGTGCACTCAGACTTTGGAGAAGATTGACAGTTTGGAAAGGCAGATCCAAGATGGTCAAGCCTCTCTAAGCAGGATTTCCCTGGAGAAAGATACTCGCATTGAAGCCTTGAAATTAGAGAAGAGCCAGTTAGAATCTGAGCTAAGTAGGACTGAGAAGCGACTATCAGATCAGACCAAGCAGTATCAACAAACCATCGATGAACTGACCAGAGCACGCTCTATGGATGCTTCTGCACTGCAGACGGAACATGAGCGAATGGTGAAACTGAATCAGGAAAAAGATCTTTTAATAGCAGAGCTCAGGCGTGAGATGGAGCAGATGGTCTCTGACCACAAAGACACCAGTGAGATGCTAGACATCACTGTGGCAGGCCAAAATCAACTCACAGAGCTTCTGCAGGAAAAGGATGAATTTGCCGAAACCCTAAAAGCTCAAGCTGCAGAAACAAAACAGGAATTAGAGCACAAGTTCTTTGGCGCAACTCAGGAATGTGACTCTCTGAGAAGGTCAGTGGAGGAGAAAGACAAACAGCTTGGAGTCATGAAGGAAGAAAACAGCCATCTAAAAGAAGAGATTGACCGTCTGAGGGACCAACAAAGCAGACCGCAGTTATTGTCAGAGCCGCGGACACTGGACATCATCACAGAGCTTGAGACTGAGGTGGCCCAGCTCAAAGCTGCCAGAGATCAACTTGAAAAAGAGGTCCAATCTTTGAGGAAGGTATCAGAGGAACAGCAGGCCACACAAGGACAGAGTCATATACGGTCCGTAGAAATCTTACAGGAAGACAAGACCCAGTCACTGAATGGCGAAAACGGTAATGAGAAACATGACCTTTCAAAGGTTGAGATTGAGAAACTTGTGAAAGGAATCAGTGAGAAAGAGACTGAGATTAACCAATTAAATGAGAAAAACCTGTCTCTAACCAAGCAGCTCGACCAACTTGTGGTCTCCCAGAATGAACTGGGAAAGCTCTCGCAGATGGTGCTTCAAAAAGATTTAGAAATCCAGGCGCTCCACGCTCGTGTGGCTGGTGGCCATGGTCAAGATGTGGTGTTCCTGCAGCAGCAGTTGCAGGCATATGCGGTGGAACGTGAACAAGTGTTGGCCGTGCTCAACGAGAAAACGAGAGAAAACAGCCAGCTACGCTCAGACTACCATCGCATTATGGACATTGTTGCATCCAAGGAAGCCGCCTTGTTGAAGCTCCAGCAAGAAAACCAGCGGCTCTCCACAATGAGCGATCCTTCAGGCAGTCAAGAGATGTTTCGAGAGACCATTCAGAACCTTTCCCGCATCATTCGTGAGAAGGACATTGAGATTGACGCCTTGACTCAGAAATGTCAGACCCTGGTCACTGTCCTCCAGGAATCTGGTGGCGGCAATTCTGTTAGTGGTGGCTCCGGGGGTGTCAGCAGTAACCAGTTTGAGGAGCTCCTACAAGAACGTGACAGTCTCAAACAGCAAGTGAAGAAGATGGAGGAGTGGAAGCAGCAGGTGATCACGACTGTGAGGAACATGCAGCATGAATCTGCTCAGCTACAAGAGGAGCTGCTCAAGCTCCAGGGGCAGGTTTCTGCAGATAGTGACTGCAGCTCACAGCTCTCGGTGGATTACACCAGACTTATTCAGAGCTATGAGCAGAAAGAGAAAAGACTGGGATTTTTGAGTCAAGAGCTGGCACAGGTGCAGCAGACCATCAGCCAGCTGAGCAGTACTAAAGATGTCCTGCTTGGGAAGCTCGGCAATGTCAAGCACTCTCCAGAAGCTTCTGCTACCCAGGCTTTTGCCCCTCCAAACCTGAAGGGGGCAGCACCTCCTGGCCAAGATGAGAGCCTTCATCAGGAGTTGCAGTCAATGCAGAGAATTTTAGCAGAGAAGGAGAGCATAATAAGAATTCTGCAGGAAAACAATCATCGCTTGTCAAATTCTGCATCTCTGTCTGAAAGTGATCAGAGAAGCCATGCAGAGGAGCTCAAGCAGGCCCGAGAGAAGCAAGAATCGCTACAGCGCTCCCTCAGAGAGAAAGATCTTCTCATTAAGACCAAGGGAGACCAACTCAGTCAG GTGAGTGAAAATTTACGTAATCGCGAAAACGACAATGAGGTCTTGAAGCAGGCTGTGACAAACCTGAAGGAGCGTGCGTTGATCCTGGAACTCGACGTGAAGAAGCTAAAAGAGGAGAATGAAGCGATAGCAGCAAAAGCTCGTGAGAAAGAGACAGAGTTCCGTGCCCTTCAGGAGACCAACATGCAAGTGTCACTGCTGCTTCGGGAACGAGAGTTTCAGTTCAGTGCTGTGAATGAGAAGGCTTCTGCCATTGAGAAGATGCTAAAAGATAAAGAGCAG GGTAAATCTGGTGAGCTGAACCAATTGTTGAATGAAGTTAAGTCCATGCAGGAGAAGGCAGTGTTGTTTCAGCAAGAAAGAGATCAAGTGATGATGGctctcaaacaaaaacaaatggagACATCCGCTCTTCAGAGTGAG CTGCAACACACACGCGATAAAGAGCAGCGTCTGAAGCAGGAGGTGGAGCGTTTACGCAATCACCTGTTAGAGATTGAGGATTCGTACACTCGTGAGGCTTTGGCAGCTGAGGACAGAGAGGGAGAGCTGAGACGCAGAGTGGCACTCCTGGAGGAGCGGTTAGCATCTTCCTCCAATGCCGTGGAGAGCGCAAG tcaGCAGGCTAGCCTGCAGGTCGAGTCTCTTCAGGAGCAACTGAACGGAGCAGTCAGACAGAGAGATGAAGCGCTCATTCAGCTCCGTGCTGCTCAGGATCAGATCAACCAGTATGCGGTGTCCCTCTCGAACCTGCAGATGGTGCTAGAACAATTTCAACAAG AAGAAAAGGCCATGTACTCAGCAGAACTGGAAAAacacaagagagagaaagaagagtgGAGAACTAAAGCAGAAAGTCTTCAGGATCAGGCGGCCTCTCTGCAA ATAAACCTGGATGAAGCAACCGCAGCTCTAGAGTCTGCCTCCCGCCTCACTGACCAGCTGGACCTCAAAGAGGAACAGATTGAAGATCTGAAGAAACAAG tggaTGTGAGACAGGAGATGTTGGAAGAGGCTCAGAGAAAACTGATGAACCTCGTGAACAGCACCGAAGGCAAAGTGGACAA GGTTCTGATGAAGAATCTTTACCTGGGCTATTTTCATACCCCCCGAAACAAGCGCTCTGAGGTGctgaggcttatgggtaatgtgcTTGGTTTGGACCGAGATGAGGTGACAGAG TTGTTACAGGAAGAGGGCAAGAGTGGGATGACTGGATGGGTCTCGAGTTGGCTAGGAGGCAGAGCTGTTCAGAGTGTACCCAACACTCCCCAAAGGCCTACACATGCACAGAACCTCAATTCG TCCTTCTCTGAGATGTTTGTGAAGTTCCTGGAGGTGGAGTCTACTCCTGCTCTTCCTGCCCCTAAATTGCCCGTTTATGACATCAAGCCACTGAGTGCGCCCCCACCTGGCCGGAGTACAGCAAGCACACCTGCATCAG GTGTTTCAGGTCCAGGTAAGCGCACCGGGGATTCAAACCCCTTCCTGGCACCCCGGTCTGCAGCCGTACCCCTCCTCAATCCTGCAGGTGCAGGCAGCACTACAGGTTCTGGGGGCCACCTGCTTATGAAGCCCATCTCAGCCGCACTGCCCACCTTTACACCTGTACCTGTGTCGGCTGAAGCAAGCGGTGGAGCTGTGCTGAAAGATTTACTCAAGCAGTGA